The genomic window AGTCGTCGGAGTCGCTGGCGGCGGTCCTCGCCGCCGAAGGGCTCGAGGCGGCCGTCGAGGACCTGGTCGCCCGTGCGCCGGGCACGGCACGGGCCGACCTCGCCGTCGCGCTGTCCAGCGCGCCGCTCGGCTGGCCGGCGCAGCGGGCCGCGCTCGCCGCCGTCGGCGAGGCGCTGGACAACGCCGCCCGGCACGCACCGGGCGGAGGGGCAAGGGTGAGCGTCGAGGACGACGGCGACCGGCTCACGGTCCGCGTCACCGACGACGGCCCGGGCGGTGCGCGGGTCGGCGACGGCCTCACCGCGGTCGCCGACCGCGCCGGTGCGCTGGGCGGCGAGCTGCGGCTGCACAGCCCGCCCGGCGGCGGCACGACCGTGGTGGTGAGCCTGCCGTGCGCGTAGTCGTGGCCGACGACGTGATGATCGTCCGCGCGGGGCTGGCGCGGCTGCTCGCCGAGGCGGGAATGCAGGTCTGTGGCGAGGCGGCCGACGCCGCGGAGCTGCTGCGCCTGGTCGCCCTCACCGGCCCCGACGTCGCCGTCGTCGACATCCGGATGCCACCCACCCACCGCGACGAGGGCCTCGTCGCGGCCCGCGAGATCCGCGCCCGCCACCCGGCGACCGCGGTGCTGGTGCTCAGCCAGTACGTCGCACCGCGGTACGCCTCCCGGCTCCTGGCGGACCAGCCTGCGGGCCTGGGCTACCTGCTCAAGGAGCGGGTCTCCGACGTTGCCGTCCTCGCCGACGCGGTGCAGCGGGTCGCCGCGGGCGGCTGCGTGGTCGACCCCGCCATCGTCCAGCGCCTGCTCGACGCCGCCCGCCCGCCTTCGGTCGCCGCCGGCCTCACCGCCCGCGAGCGCGAGGTGCTCGCGCTGATGGCCGAGGGCTGCTCCAACGCCGCGATCGCGATGCGCCTGCGGATCCGCGAGCGGACGGTCGAGTCCGTGTGCGCGCAGATCTTCGCCAAGCTCGGCCTGCCCCCGGACCCGGACGTCAACCGGCGCGTGCTGGCCGCCATCAGGGTGCTGCGGTCGTAGCGGCCGCAACCTGGTATCGCCGCTCGTGTGTGGCGCCCTGCAACTCCCGAGTCTGCAGCAAGTGCACCGGGCCGACCGGGATCGAATCCCATGGTCCGGAGTCCGGGACATCGGCGGCTGCTCGGGCGGCGTCGAACACCTCGTCGGCGCTGACTGGGTCTTAAACCATGACGGACGACGTGACGCTCACGACCGGCCATCCTTTCCGATCTTGGAAGTGCGCCGCTCGATGACGCCCTGCAGCCGGGCCGATCCCTCCCGTGGCGCGGCGAGCTGCAGCAGGCCCAGTCCGATGCTGCGGCGGCGCAGGCCCACGCCCCGGCGGTCGGGACGGCGCAGGGGAGAAGCAAGGGATGGCCCGAGCGGAGAGGCTGGACCTGGTGGTTGTCGAGTGACATCGTCCGGTTCCGTCTGCTGCGCGCCCTGGTAGGCGCCCGACGGTTTCGGGCCACCTGGCGCGTCCTCGCCACGCTCGAGGTCAAGCGGTCGGCTGCAGGACAACGCTCACTGCGTCCCGGTCGGCGTCGACCCCGTGTCGGTGCGCGCGTGGTGGGGACGGTGGGAGACCGATGTCGGGAGTACCGGCAGGGATGGGTGGCGCATCAGTGCGACACCTACCGGTTCGCGTCAGGCTCGTGTCCATCATGATGCACGCGTCGGCGGCGAGGTGGAAGCAGTTCGGGGCGTGCGCATGTTCCCCCGAACGGTCCGCCGCGGCCGGACTGAAGACGGCTGACGTGTCATGTCACACGGCTGACGTTCCGATGTCAGATCTGCTGACTTTCAGTGTCACTTCCCGGCGACGTATCTATGTCACTCAACACTTCGGCTTGGACGGTGCCAACTTCGTCCGGACGGGACATGCGGGCTGCCGGTTCAGTAACTGGCTGGCCCGGCTGAGGTGCCATAAGAGCAGTTCCGGCACTACCACGAGACGTTCTACGCGCAGGTGGAGGCGCTGTCGGTCACCCCGTCCTCGCCGACGGCTCTGGACCGGGGAATCGACGGGGTGCTGGTCAGCGCGGCCCGGGTGCTGCAAGCGCACCGCACCGACGGGCTGTCTCCGGAACGGGCCGCGTGGCGGGTCCGGGACGAGCAGGACGCCCTCGCCGCCCTGGTCGATCGGCTCCACGCCCGAATCCGGACGGCTGCCCAGCTGGACGATCTGATGGCGCAGGCGCACCAACGGCTGATCAACCGGCTGGACCAGTGGAACGCTCGGGGCAGGTACGCCGGGAAGCTGAGCAAGACCCTGGTGTACGAGCGCACCGGTGACAACGACAGCTACCTGCCGCTGCTGATCAGCCCGGAGAACGCGAAAGCCCACCAGGGGCAGCCGGACCGCGCGCCGTTCGTCGTCGCGCACTCAATGCGGGAGGTTCAGCCGGAGATCAACCTGCTGGTCAGCCCGCTACCCGAGCGGCTGTTCGTCGTCGAGCCCGACGACGCGCCGTCCTGGGAGCTGCCCGAAGGAGAGGACGCGTGACGGACAACGACCCGACGCAGATGATTTTCGAATCTGCGCAGCCGTTGGACCCGCTGGCCGACAGTGAGCAGGCGAACGTCAAGAACCGGGCGAAGGTCGGTTCAGCTCGCCCGTCGTCGCTGCTCTACACCTACGGTGTCGGCTCGATCATGGACCTGCCGCAGTTCTCGATCATGCCGGCCGGCCTCGACGATTGGGAGCCGATCTGGCGGCGGCGGCCCACCGTGCCGACGATCGAGGAACCACGGCTACTCAAGGTGGTCCAGCTTCACCTCGGGTCGCGCGTGCAGCATCTGCGGCCGTTCCCGTGGCAGCCGAAGGCCCGCGCGATGTCACAGGAGGGCTCCGACCTCGGCATCCCGGCGCGAGTGTTCCCGCAGTGGCTGCGGTGCACCGGCTGCGACTATCTCGGGCCGCTGTCGCGGTTCAGCTACACCAACACCCATCCGTACCGGCCCGATCTGGCCACCTTCGAACACGCCAGCTGTCCCGGCCGCACGTTCGCGGGGACCGCGAAGGGGAAGGTCAAGGCTCCCGCGAAGGGCAAGGCTAGGCGTAGCCCGGCGGTACCCGCCCGCTATCTGCTCGCCTGCGCCAACGGTCACCTCGACGAGTTCCCGTACGCGTTGTGGGTTCACCGTGGTAAGGCCTGTCCCGCGGCCCCGCAGCCGGACCTGAAGCTGCGCGACAGCAACGTCGGTCAGGGAGCCGGCGCGGTCATCACCTGCGAGCGCTGCCAACAGCGACGCAGCATCAGCGAGGCGCAGGGCGAGTCCGGCAAACGGAAGCTGCCCACCTGCCGGGGTCGGCATCCGCACCTGAACGCCTTCGA from Micromonospora kangleipakensis includes these protein-coding regions:
- a CDS encoding response regulator transcription factor is translated as MRVVVADDVMIVRAGLARLLAEAGMQVCGEAADAAELLRLVALTGPDVAVVDIRMPPTHRDEGLVAAREIRARHPATAVLVLSQYVAPRYASRLLADQPAGLGYLLKERVSDVAVLADAVQRVAAGGCVVDPAIVQRLLDAARPPSVAAGLTAREREVLALMAEGCSNAAIAMRLRIRERTVESVCAQIFAKLGLPPDPDVNRRVLAAIRVLRS